One window of Lytechinus variegatus isolate NC3 chromosome 2, Lvar_3.0, whole genome shotgun sequence genomic DNA carries:
- the LOC121407084 gene encoding protein broad-minded-like translates to MADLDTDVDLLPSIRQLVSSVATSIQRSSSLAAAEDMMIHLEGTDENFHRYELVKYIKGRIETVLGPLIEEEIERRNLDLPNRATEEAMVRDVTERVINDQLCTDMMHSLKVSTRSAVDRLIHAYDDDKRQRTSQGSYAPSYRYPERTTNSLNPSSGDDESSLDDSFNQSSFMFMNQEEFTTITENLDCGQPLQRRRDALQTLLQVPPSDVLACENWSRMKKGLVAALADPDQILSDSSLRFHARMFGSNSHSVMREMYTNLIDHLSNEFKVLGSKGGMAVQYGIDATQNPAQKLLRRFRLVNEFQLEIPKYWIRFPDKFLQDLTDTSLNFLVMKPSKPSGAITPMHYIALLDPKALWFKKWMHGHYSRTVILGHLKERNTLLVNAVTQCLDFVDSRAAWLDSVNDLSDRFNMSTLDSSRRTSYTEKELEFLVFIQSLSILGRLLVYANGRKLFPIKACGKEVTLTGLVRSLLPLITKRSFQVNMPTDTGAPSPAMLVTEMLKIISTDRAACVECLCKDEVVSDILQPVNDWLHKDQPSSDLTMLCVAEVLSAMASWETGTKLLLYGENGSTFQHTPTAAVHIISEFCNRAMDQPIATEFQTQPSRPVIGVFLYVCRQLYSTSEGLLILHPYGLHHSVANAWREVSREVEMGDTPVMEQSDVTPENMAARDAFMWEQNLLDNLLNFAGTPKGMLLLQQTGVINECVAYMYGRYTKKLQVSKMEKFGYGTMVTQVSATAPGMVALQSSGEYTPPTPTLKHTHPFSL, encoded by the exons ATGGCTGACCTGGATACTGACGTTGACCTCCTCCCTAGTATCAGGCAGCTTGTGTCCAGTGTAGCAACGTCCATCCAACGGTCATCTAGCTTAGCAGCAGCTGAGGATATGATGATCCATCTGGAAGGCACGGATGAGAACTTCCATAG GTATGAATTAGTTAAGTATATCAAGGGAAGGATTGAGACTGTGTTAGGTCCTCTCATCGAGGAGGAGATCGAGAGGAGAAACCTAGATTTGCCAAACAGAGCCACTGAGGAAGCAATGGTTCGAGATGTGACGGAACGGGTCATCAATGATCAGCT GTGCACGGACATGATGCATTCGTTGAAGGTCAGCACCCGTAGTGCTGTAGATCGCCTGATTCATGCATATGATGACGACAAAAGGCAGCGGACCAGTCAAGGTTCTTATGCCCCATCTTACCGGTATCCAGAGAGGACCACCAATAGTTTGAACCCCTccagtggtgatgatgaatccTCACTAGATGACTCCTTTAATCAG AGCTCTTTCATGTTCATGAACCAAGAAGAGTTCACCACTATTACAGAGAACCTGGACTGCGGTCAGCCCCTTCAGCGGCGTAGGGATGCCTTACAGACCCTTCTCCAGGTCCCTCCTTCAGATGTGCTTGCCTGTGAGAACTGGAGCAGGATGAAGAAGGGACTGGTAGCTGCTCTAGCTGATCCTGATCAAATCCTATCG GATAGCAGCTTGCGATTCCATGCCAGGATGTTTGGTTCCAACTCCCACAGTGTGATGAGAGAGATGTATACCAATCTTA TCGATCATCTAAGTAATGAGTTCAAGGTCCTAGGAAGCAAGGGTGGTATGGCAGTGCAGTATGGGATAGACGCTACTCAGAACCCTGCCCAGAAGCTTTTACGAAGGTTCCGTCTCGTCAACGAGTTCCAGCTCGAGATACCCAAATATTGGATCAGATTTCCTGACAA aTTTCTTCAGGATCTGACCGATACATCGCTCAATTTCCTTGTTATGAAGCCAAGTAAACCTTCTGGGGCCATCACACCCATGCACTACATAGCATTGCTGGACCCTAAAGCACTCTGGTTCAAAAAGTGGATG CATGGACATTACAGCAGGACTGTAATTCTTGGTCATCTCAAGGAGAGAAATACTCTG CTTGTGAATGCGGTAACCCAATGTTTAGACTTTGTAGATTCCCGGGCTGCTTGGCTGGACTCCGTGAATGATCTCTCTGATCGCTTCAACATGAGCACACTCG ATTCTTCTCGTAGAACTTCATACACTGAGAAGGAGCTTGAGTTCCTGGTCTTCATTCAATCTCTGTCTATCCTTGGTAGACTTCTAGTCTATGCTAATGGCAGGAAACTCTTCCCCATCAAGGCATGTGGCAAAGAAG tgaCTCTAACAGGGCTTGTGAGGAGTCTATTGCCATTGATAACCAAGAGGTCATTCCAGGTCAACATGCCTACTGATACTG GTGCTCCTAGCCCAGCGATGCTTGTTACCGAGATGTTGAAGATCATTAGCACAGATAGGGCAGCATGTGTGGAATGCCTCTGCAAAGATGAGGTGGTCTCAGACATTCTCCAACCTGTCAATGACTGGCTCCACAAGGATCAG ccatCCAGTGATCTGACAATGCTGTGTGTAGCCGAGGTACTATCGGCCATGGCCAGCTGGGAGACTGGCACTAAACTTCTACTCTATGGAGAAAATGGCTCAACATTCCAACATACTCC GACTGCTGCTGTGCATATCATCTCTGAGTTCTGCAACAGGGCCATGGACCAGCCCATAGCCACAGAGTTCCAGACCCAGCCTTCTAGGCCAGTCATAGGGGTCTTCTTGTACGTGTGCCGTCAGCTCTACAGTACCTCTGAAGGTTTGCTGATACTCCATCCATACGGCCTTCACCATTCGGTGGCAAATGCTTGGAGAGAG GTAAGCCGAGAGGTTGAAATGGGTGACACACCTGTTATGGAGCAATCCGATGTCACCCCTGAGAATATGGCTGCCAGAGATGCCTTCATGTGGGAACAAAATCTCCTTGACAACCTTCTCAACTTTGCTGGGACTCCAAag gGCATGCTCCTACTCCAGCAGACAGGTGTAATCAATGAATGTGTGGCTTACATGTATGGTAGATACACTAAGAAACTTCAG GTGAGCAAGATGGAGAAGTTTGGTTATGGTACCATGGTAACGCAGGTATCAGCTACTGCTCCTGGGATGGTTGCCCTTCAGAGCTCTGGTGAGTACACCCCTCCCACCCCCACACTCAAACACACCCACCCATTTTCACTGTGA